GAAGTTTATCTGCAAGTATTACCATAACAGGTGTAGATGATTTAATCTATGAAGGAGCAAGTGAGACGATCATAGCCGATATTACCGGAGTAGTGAATGGAACTGAAAATGGAGCGCAGACGCAAACTATTTCGATAACGGATAACGAAGTAGCAGGAGTAGTGACATTAAGTAAGAGTGGAGCAACGATAGCAGAAAATGGTGGTACGGCGACATTAACCGCAACATTGAATAATGCTACAACGACTATCACCGATGTTACGATAACCTATTCTGGAACTGCGACAACTACAACAGATTATACAGGATCGAACACGATATCGATTCCAGCGGGAAGTTTATCAGCTAACATAACAATTACCGGTGTAAATGATGCGATCTACGAAGGGGTTACTGCGGAAACGATCATAGCTGATATTACGGGCGTAACAAATGCGACTGAAAGTGGAACACAAACCCAAACGATTTCCATCACAGACGATGAAGTGGCAGGAGTTGTGACATTGAGCGCGGATACCAATGCGATTGCTGAAGCTGCCGGAGTATCTACCTTAACCGCAACATTGAATAATGCTACAACAACTATTACGACTGTCACATTAGCATATACAGGAACAGGAACTGGTAGTGGAACTGATTACACAGCGAGTTCTACAACGATAACGATAGCCGCTGGAGCAACGACAGGAACTGCAACTGTTACTGCTGTGCAGGATACAATCTTTGAAGGGGATGAAACCGTGATTGTAAATATCACAGGAGTAACCAATGCAACGGAAAGCGGAACGCAAGTTCAGACAGTAACAATCACTGAAGATGATAGTGCTCCTACTGTAACATTGAGCGTAAACAATGCAACGATTGCTGAAAATGCCGGAGTATCTACAGTAACCGCTACATTAAGTAATACTTCAACAGTTATTACTACTATTACATTAGGGTATACTGGAACAGGAACAGGCAGCGGAACTGATTATACAGCTAGTTCTACAACGATAACGATCGCTGCTGGATTGTCTACTGGAACTGCGACTATCACCTCAGTAAACGATGCTATAGATGAGAGTGATGAAACAGTGATCGTTGACATTACCGGTGTAACAAATGGATCGGAAAATGGAACGCAGACACAGACGGTTACGATTACGGATGATGATACCGCAGGAGTAACGATTACCCAATCTGGTGGAACGACTAACGTTACAGAAGGTGGGGCAACTGATACTTATACCGTAGTTTTAACTTCGCAGCCTACAGCAAGTGTTACTGTTGCGTTTACAACTGGAACACAGGTGAATGCGATTACTAGTTTGACATTTACAACTGCAAATTGGAATTCAGCTCAGACAGCCACGGTAACGGCTACCAATGATAGCATTGTAGAAGCATCTCCGCATACGCAAAGTATAACTCACGCGGCAACAAGTGGTGATACAAACTACAATGGAATTACGATAGGAAGTGTATCTGCCAATATAACGGATAACGACACTGCCGGCATAACTGTTACTCAATCGGGTGGAACAACTTCTGTCACAGAAGGTGGGGCTACTGATAGTTATACGATAGTATTAACTTCTGAGCCAACAGCAAATGTGACTATTTCCTTTTCAACCGGTTCGCAAGTGAATTCTATTAGTGATATAACATTTACCTCTGCCAACTGGAATTCTGCTCAAACAATTACCGTTACACCAACTAATGATGATGTATACGAAGGAGCGCATACTCAGAGTATAACTCATTCTGTATCTAGTGCTGATGGAAATTATAGTCCTTTAGTTCCGGCAAGTGTAACAGCCAACATCACCGATAACGAGGCTATTCCAAGTTTTGCGATAGATAGTGTGAATACTACAGAAGGTGCTTCTGGAACAAAGACACTTACATTTACAGTTACCCTTTCTGGGAAAGTCCAAGCTCCGGTAACTGTCGATTATGCGACTGCGGATAATACAGCTACTACGGGAGACAGTGACTATGTAGCAATTTCTGCAACAGCTTTGAGTTTTGCTTCTCAGGAATTGTCTAAAACTTTTACGGTTACTATCAACGGAGATGCCAGGGATGAAAACGATGAGACGTTCTATGTGAATCTAACGAATCAATCTTCTCCACTTACGATTTCTGCCGCCCAAGGAACTGGAACGATTACTAACGATGATGCAGCGCCTACTGTGTATTTTGCGGCAGCGAGTAGTAATTCGGTAAATGAAACTGGAACTGATAGAACTATTAGTCTATCACTCTCGGCAGTATCAGGTAAAACAGTATCCGTTACGGTTACTGACTTATTAACCGGTACTGCTACACAGGGTGTTGATTATACATCAATTCCTACCTCCATTAGTTTTAATCCAGGAGATACTTCTGTTAATCTTACGGTTGCTGTTATTGGTGATATTCTTTATGAAGGTAATGAAACTATAAATTTACAAATTAGCTCGCCTGTTAATGCTTCTTTGGGTTCACAAACAACTCATGGTTTTACAATTATTGATGATGATGTTGGAATTCTTTCTGCTGAAACAATGGATGCGGATAATGACGGTAAAATTGATCATTATAAATTGACATTTTCGGAAGCGATCAACGATTCTACTTTTCCCGGGTATGTTGCTAGTAGCTTGGGAAATGGACAAACGGATTGGTTAGTTGCTGGTTACACTGGACTAATTCTTGCTCATGGAACGGCTGCTCCTGAGGTAGATACAGTCAATGATTCAATCATTTACTTAAAATTTACAGAAGGCGGAATAAATGATACTGACGCTAAACCAAATTTAACCACAACGGTAACACCTACTTTATTGGCAGTTAGTTCGAAGACAGTAGGTCAAGTATTTACTGCCACAGTAGTAGAGTCAGATAGAGCAAAACCAGTTTTAGTCTCAGCAACGGCACAGGTGGGAACAACTTTAATTACCCTCACTTTTTCTGAACCAGTTTGGACAGCCGCTGGAATACCATCTTGTGGATCTGGCGGCGATTTAATAGCTGGTGATTTTATATACAACGATGTGAGTTCAAGCAGTGCTTCCAGTATTTTAAGTATGGGAGTTGATAGCTGTGGGACGGATTTGGTTGTAAATGTAAATGCAAACACCTCACTTATGCCAGCTGACAATACAGATACAATAGTTGCAACAGTCGGAATTTTTGATGCAGCGAATAACAATGGTAATCCGACAGTCAAAACAATTGTTGCTACTGGAGGACCTACGGTTACAAATATTCAATTATTTGACACAGATAAAAATGGAAACATTGATCAAGCTAAGGTAACCTTTTCGATTACGATGCAGGATTCAAGTACTGGAGATTCTGCTGCTTCGCAATTTACTATTGGTGGAACGGGAGCGGTTAAAGTGGATACCGTATCGGGCGGAACTGGAACAATTGCATCACCTAATACAGATATTGGGACAGCGAACGATTCAATTATCACTATCTTTACTAATAACGCAACTTTGACAGGAACCGATTTGAAAACCGTTGCATTTACTATGGCGGCAAGCAAGTGGTTGGGTAATTCTGTAGAGTTACAGACAATTGCAAATTTAAGTTCTGTTACAGAAGACAAAGCCCCGCCGGTAATCATATCAGCAGTCGCTGCGGATAATACCACAGCAGCCTCTGGTGTGGATTCTGACGACACGCTTGTGATTACTTTTTCGGAGCCAACTAATAAACCGGTCATTAATACAGGAAATATAGCAAGTATTTTTAGTCTCTCTAGTGCACATACATGGGGAACCATCACATCAGCAAATTGGAATGTGGCGGGTGATATACTTACAATTACATTTTCTGGTGGTGGTAGTCCTACAGTAGACGTTGGGGACTATATTACGATTCTTGGAACGATAGCCGACACAGCGACAAGTCCAAATACATCCGTAAATATCGCAAGTGTTGGTCCGATTACTGGAAATTTCTATATAGATAATATTCCGCCTACGCTTACAAATAATTTTTCTGTTACACCAACAAAAATACGTATTGTATATTCTGAGGCAGTGAATGTCACGCAGGCGACTAACGTAGCAAATTACAAAGTGGTAAATACAGTTTCTTTGGCTGGAACTTGTGCATTAGGAACAAATTTTTCTTCTTCTAGTCAAACTGCTGACTTTGGTTTGAGCTCAGTCACGCAAATCAATAGTACTACGTTTGAATTGATTGTCAATGCTGCACAGGTATTAGGAAAACAGTATACATTAATTGTAAATAAAACAGCAGTAAGTGATTTGGCAACGGTTCCAAATACGATGGGTTGTCCGAATTACGGAAGTTTTATTGGACAAGAAGTCTTAAAGTTTGCCTCTGCACAATGCGTTAATCGCTATAGCTTGATCCTTTCTTTTTCTAAGCCTTATAAGACTGGTGTTAATGCAACAGGATCTGCTGAGTGTAATTCTACGGCAGAGTGTAATGCCAGATATAAATTTACCGGTGTTAGTAACTTAGGTAATATTTCGAGTGCCGTAGCGTTAGACGGAAGCGTATGTGGTGGGGCAGCAACCGATACTACGAAAATTTGTATCACTCATAGCTCTGATCCAACGAATTTACAAAAGGGTGGAGTTTATACTATAATAGGCGCAAATGCTACTAATGGGGATAGCTTTGATAATACGATTGCAATTCGAGACACTGCAGATGTGGAAAATCTTCAATCCGCTCCAAAAGACCGTGTGAGTTTTACAGGCTGTTATGCGACACCGGATTATTTTACGGATGGGGCTATTATCAATGATCCGTTTGGGGATGGGTCTACTTTTGGTTATCTGGTTGATTTTAATTCTAAGGTTTATGTAGGACCGAATCAGAAAGGAAACTCGGCAGCTCGATTTGGTTATGCAGGCAGCAATCCAGAGAGCATTGGTTTCAATTTCAGTATAGATTCAACAGGAAGTACAAAATCAAATACTGACGCTGGACCTTTCTATTCTATTGGACATAGTGGATGTACTGTGAATATCAATGGTATTGCGAGTGCTTGTGGACCAGATAACGAAGATGGACGGGGAGTGTTTGCAACAGGTAATTTAAGCGGAACACAATACTTATTTATGGCTGGAGCTAGAACCACACCGAGTGGTGCGAATTATAATTTTGATTATATATACTATACATCAGATACTTCAGCCTCTCTCAACTTAAGATATATTGACTTAGGTACCATTACAGGAACCGTTACTGCTGGAACTTCTTCAATGACTACTTTCAATGATAGATTGTATGCAGGATTTGGAAAAGTCAATACGGGGACATCAAATTGTCCCGATTTTGGTAGGATTAATTTCACGTCAACTGCAGGGGAAGGTACTGAATGTACAGCAGGAAGTAGTTGTGATGCATCGGATGGAACAGCAGGAAGAAGGATTCGAATTGACCATATGCCTTATTTTGGGGGAAATACAGCCACTAATAATGGAAACTATGCTTATATTGTTGGCTTAGATTCTATGATTGTATTCAATGATCGAATCTATGCAGCCAATGGGGGATATCATAAAGTAGGAAGAAATGGAACGATTATTAGATCCAATAATACGTTACCGGCGGCTTGTACGGCAGCAAATACTTGTGCTGATTGGACAGAGATTGGACCTAGAACAAATACAAACTGGCATAACAATCCAACTAATAATGTATTCTCGCTGGAGTTGACTAGGTTCTATGATTTTATCCCAGCTGATAAAGCATTTCCGCAATTTGCGATCTTCAATGGAAATTTATATGTGACCCGAAACGTTTGTGTTGTAACAGAAGGCGGGGCAACAGGCGTTCAAACGGCTGTTTCTACTATACCAGGTTGTTTGGATGGAACAGACACAAATAGAAAGGCACAACTTTGGAAATGTGATCCGACCAATGGGGGAGCAGATGGAACAAATCCTACAACTTGCGAGGCAAATGAATGGTCGCTTGTTGCAAACAATGGCTCTGGATTTACGGATATTGGAACATCTACAAACCGAGCAATTACGATGGCAGTAACAAACGGAAATCAACTTTACATTGGTTTTGATAACACTACTGGGGCTAGGATATACAGAACCAAAGTTGGTGTGACTAATCCCACTTCTGAGTCTGATTTTGAAGCGGCAGGCTCAGCCGGACTAGATGGTGATACAGCAAATATTCAGCAAATTTTTTCTGCGATATCTGTTCTATCTGGAACGGATAATTATCTGTATATCAGTGCTGGGAAAAATAGTGTTCCAGTGAAAGCCTATAGACATAAAAATTAATATTCTATCTATTCTGAACGCTGAAAGTAATAGCGCATTTTTACACTGCTGAGCAGGCGTTGGAAGCGTTCCAGAGTAGGGTGGAATTTCGGGAAAGATGATCTGTTCAATTTGCTGAATCAGTTTTAGAGAGTTCTGCGAATAAATGAAATTTGCCGCGACGATTTTCGAAAAATTCGACAGTTTTTTCCATTGAGTAAAATATCTTGGTGGAATAAACTGGGTGATGTCATTTCAATAATTTCTCCTCCGATTAATTGAAACTTTCCTCCTTTTGGAGTTAAAACTGTGACTAAATCTCATTGCTTGAACTTGACAAAGTAGCACTAATTTTTGTTTTTGGCTAGTCTAGAAACAAATCCTACCTTAGAATGAAAAGGGGAGTGGGAAAAATAGGTTGTAATTCTGACTCGTAAAAATTTTATTACAAGTGTAAGTAAAAAATACCAACATATTAAAACCTATCATAACGATATCACCCTTAAATTAGCACACAAAGTGTTTGGGTTAAAGCATCTTCCCTCTATGACAGGTCTACACAAAAGAACTACTTGTATATGGTAGTGGGTAATGGACTTGGGTCTTCAGCGATTAAGGTGACTCGCCAAACAGATGATGCAACAGCCGCACAGTTACTGTCTTCTTTGGATTCTACCTTTGATAGCCAGTTACTTGCTTACTTCAATCAGACAAACGGCAACTACCCGTTAGCCTTAGGAGTTTTGGTTCTAGGAATTTTAGCTTTCTTTGGAACAAGGAAACTTTTGAAGAAAAAACCGAACGAGTCGGTTTAGGGAATCCGACCATTCGACAACGCAGGTGCGAAAACGTTTTCGCATCTGCATTCACATAGATAATTGCTCAAAAAAAGAAAGAAAAAGAGAGTGTGGATTTTGGGTTTTGTGGCGGGGGGGAAAAAACGAAGAAAATTTTTTTGGGGAAAAAAAAAAAAAAAAAAAGTTGCATTGAGGAAATTGGATATGCTGAATTCCGCAACAACAGTAGAGGATTTAAGATTTCCGCCTGGCAATCGATTGAAAAAGTTAAAAGGTGATTGGAAAGAGCATTTTAGTATTAGAATTAATGACCAGTATCGGATTACATTTCAGTTCATTGGAAATAAATTTGAGAAAGTTAAAATAGAAGATTACCATTAATAAAATAAAGGAGAAATACATGTTACCACGAAATAGAACTTCATCGCATCCCGGCATAATTCTTTGGAAAGAGTTTCTAGAACCGTCTCAGATAACACAGACTTTCTTTGCAAAACATGTAGGTTTAAGTATTCAAACAATAAACGAAATCATTAAAGGCAAACGAAACATTACTCCTGAGTCTGCTTGGCTATTTGCCAAAGCATTTAATACAACACCTGAATTTTGGATGAATTTACAGATGAATTATGATTTAACAGTAAGAAAGCCAGTTGAAAAATTAAAATCCCTACAATCATTCAAACTACCAGTTGCAGTTTAGAGAATTTCTTGACGCGATTTGTATTCTGTATAATTTTAAACCATGACGACCGCACTCTTACAAAAATCCGATATTGATCTTACACAAATCATCAATGGAGTTGAGATAATGGCACCAAGTCCTTTTGGAATACACCAGAGAATATCATATAATTTAACGTTAGAGATAGGACTTTTTTTGAGGAATAATCCTATTGGAACACTTTTCACTGCCCCTTTAGATGTAATTTTAGATCCAAAAATTAACCAAGTGCAACCTGATTTGATTTTTATCAAAAAGGAAAATATGGGGATTTTCCATGAACATGGTTGGATTAGGGGAGTTCCTGATTTATTGATTGAAGTGGTTTCAAAAGGAACAATCACACGCGACACCGAAGAGAAGTATGAAATCTACCAAAAGTATGGTGTTAGCGAATACTGGCTAGTATTTC
This sequence is a window from Leptospiraceae bacterium. Protein-coding genes within it:
- a CDS encoding type II toxin-antitoxin system RelE/ParE family toxin codes for the protein MGFVAGGKKRRKFFWGKKKKKKVALRKLDMLNSATTVEDLRFPPGNRLKKLKGDWKEHFSIRINDQYRITFQFIGNKFEKVKIEDYH
- a CDS encoding Uma2 family endonuclease, translated to MTTALLQKSDIDLTQIINGVEIMAPSPFGIHQRISYNLTLEIGLFLRNNPIGTLFTAPLDVILDPKINQVQPDLIFIKKENMGIFHEHGWIRGVPDLLIEVVSKGTITRDTEEKYEIYQKYGVSEYWLVFPEQQCIEIYTLENSIYVLYSSSEKTNGTVVSKILTNFELDANLIF
- a CDS encoding HigA family addiction module antidote protein, which translates into the protein MLPRNRTSSHPGIILWKEFLEPSQITQTFFAKHVGLSIQTINEIIKGKRNITPESAWLFAKAFNTTPEFWMNLQMNYDLTVRKPVEKLKSLQSFKLPVAV